A single region of the Actinomycetota bacterium genome encodes:
- a CDS encoding sulfite exporter TauE/SafE family protein encodes MISSTLIFVPSGAFAAAVQAVSKTGAEVAWWVWPLLLFVVSFFIGVLGVIGGVGGGSLYVPIIGGFFPFHLDFVRGAGLLVALSGSISAGPSLLKERLADLRLTLPAALIASVSSIVGAMVGFALPTNIVQTALGVAILCIVFFMALAKKSEYPEVKKASPLAVALKINGIYRESSTGEDINWEIHRARRGLASFVAIGFMAGIFGIGGGWANVPVLNLMMGVPLKVAVATSNFLLSVTATSAAWMYINNGAVLPMLVVPSIIGVMLGSRVGAKILVKTKPAAVRYIVIIMLFLTGTRTLLKGLSIWK; translated from the coding sequence TTGATATCTTCAACGCTGATATTTGTCCCAAGCGGCGCATTTGCGGCCGCAGTTCAAGCCGTCTCCAAAACGGGGGCCGAGGTCGCCTGGTGGGTCTGGCCCCTACTTCTCTTCGTGGTCAGCTTCTTTATCGGGGTTTTGGGCGTCATCGGTGGGGTGGGGGGCGGCTCGCTCTACGTTCCCATCATCGGTGGGTTCTTCCCCTTTCACTTAGATTTTGTAAGGGGGGCCGGCCTGCTGGTGGCCCTCTCCGGCTCGATATCGGCCGGGCCCAGCCTTCTAAAGGAGCGGCTGGCCGATCTTAGGCTGACGCTGCCCGCGGCCCTTATCGCCTCGGTCTCCTCGATCGTCGGAGCGATGGTGGGATTTGCTCTTCCAACCAATATCGTGCAGACTGCCTTGGGCGTCGCCATCCTTTGTATCGTCTTCTTCATGGCTCTGGCCAAAAAGTCAGAGTATCCTGAGGTAAAAAAGGCAAGTCCCCTTGCCGTGGCCCTTAAGATAAACGGCATCTATCGAGAATCATCGACGGGCGAGGATATTAACTGGGAGATTCATCGAGCACGTCGTGGCCTTGCGAGCTTTGTAGCAATCGGCTTCATGGCCGGCATATTTGGCATCGGGGGCGGCTGGGCGAACGTGCCGGTCTTGAATCTCATGATGGGCGTTCCCTTAAAGGTCGCCGTCGCAACTAGCAATTTTCTTCTCTCGGTAACCGCCACTTCAGCCGCCTGGATGTATATCAATAACGGAGCGGTCCTTCCCATGTTGGTCGTGCCGTCGATCATCGGGGTGATGCTCGGATCAAGGGTGGGCGCAAAGATTCTGGTAAAGACCAAGCCGGCTGCGGTTCGATATATAGTCATCATCATGCTCTTTCTTACGGGCACAAGGACCCTCCTCAAGGGGCTCTCGATCTGGAAATAG
- a CDS encoding molecular chaperone TorD family protein — MSAKETGRLGQLFVDEKDVKFWKKEGAKHDHLHWVRAMISESPRFESTPAPEFGPLTLSAEDKARLYGWLAQALTEPTESFVESLVSSARGEHSFSPLPPHPFLESLKDEDPVELLDSLKTEYTRIFFDSYLPFIPPYESVYLGERQVMGEAARRVAAYYKGLGMGAAGEMPDHIAHECEFMALLYQRGELSLAKEFLKEHLLAWGPQLCSDLKILGKAGFYEAVAQAGEVLFYLEAKDAA, encoded by the coding sequence ATGTCAGCTAAAGAGACCGGTCGACTGGGTCAACTCTTCGTCGACGAAAAGGACGTGAAATTCTGGAAGAAGGAGGGGGCAAAGCATGATCACCTCCACTGGGTTAGGGCGATGATCTCAGAGAGTCCCAGATTTGAGTCCACTCCAGCCCCGGAGTTTGGGCCACTCACCTTAAGCGCCGAAGATAAAGCCCGCCTATATGGCTGGCTCGCCCAGGCCTTGACCGAGCCGACAGAGTCCTTTGTGGAGAGTCTTGTCTCAAGCGCAAGAGGAGAGCACTCCTTCTCGCCCTTACCGCCCCATCCCTTTCTTGAAAGCTTAAAGGACGAGGACCCGGTCGAGCTTCTAGATTCTCTAAAAACCGAATACACCAGGATATTTTTCGACTCTTACTTGCCTTTCATACCGCCATATGAGTCGGTCTATCTTGGGGAGCGCCAGGTGATGGGCGAGGCGGCCAGAAGAGTTGCCGCCTATTATAAGGGGCTTGGGATGGGGGCGGCCGGCGAGATGCCCGATCATATCGCCCACGAATGCGAGTTTATGGCCCTTTTGTATCAGAGGGGCGAGCTCTCCTTGGCCAAAGAGTTTCTAAAAGAGCACCTCTTAGCCTGGGGGCCGCAGCTCTGCTCAGATCTCAAAATATTGGGTAAGGCGGGATTCTACGAGGCCGTAGCCCAGGCCGGAGAGGTCCTCTTCTATCTGGAGGCCAAAGATGCTGCATAG
- a CDS encoding FAD-dependent oxidoreductase — protein MMRYVIIGNSYAGVAATEAIREVDGQGEITIISNEPYSTYARPLISYYLSGKVSEEKMFYRDSSFYQDNFVNLLLDQEVAEISPARKSVILSSGQEVLYDKLLISTGGKPFVPPMKGLEAKNIFTFTAWDDAKGLKELATKGRKAVVIGGGLIGLKASEGLNNSGADVTIVELGERLLALALDEAAGEMVSRRLAEAGIKAITSHTVTEILADEDGNVRGVLLDDGRKLDCEILVVAIGVRPNVEPFKESGIEIDRGIVVDEYMRTSLDDVYAAGDVVQAYDILNKRASVIAIVPLAYEQGRLAGLNMAGQKRPYQGGMIMNSVEVYGLPVMTMGLTLAGEGYEVAIHNESGLYRKLIFEGKRLVGAILVGDVSYGGVLTSFIRSQKEIDKIKSDLIEGDFLSHFAKIEAMERHVS, from the coding sequence ATGATGAGATATGTGATCATCGGCAATTCTTATGCGGGAGTTGCGGCCACCGAAGCCATTAGAGAAGTTGACGGTCAAGGGGAGATAACCATCATCTCCAATGAACCCTACTCTACCTATGCCCGCCCCCTCATCTCGTATTATCTGAGCGGCAAGGTGAGTGAGGAGAAGATGTTCTACCGCGACTCCTCATTCTATCAAGATAACTTCGTAAATCTTCTGCTGGATCAGGAAGTGGCGGAGATCTCGCCCGCCAGAAAATCCGTAATATTATCATCGGGCCAAGAGGTTCTTTACGACAAGCTACTCATCTCAACCGGCGGCAAGCCCTTTGTGCCGCCGATGAAGGGGCTTGAGGCCAAGAATATCTTCACCTTCACCGCCTGGGATGATGCCAAAGGCTTAAAAGAGTTGGCCACCAAAGGCAGGAAGGCGGTCGTCATCGGCGGCGGTCTTATCGGTCTCAAGGCCTCGGAGGGGCTGAACAATTCGGGCGCGGATGTGACCATCGTCGAGCTCGGAGAGCGGCTTTTGGCCCTGGCCTTAGATGAGGCCGCCGGAGAGATGGTCAGCCGGCGCTTGGCCGAGGCCGGAATCAAGGCGATCACCTCTCACACCGTCACCGAGATCTTGGCCGATGAAGACGGCAACGTCAGAGGAGTTCTCTTAGACGACGGCCGAAAGCTCGATTGCGAGATTCTGGTTGTAGCCATCGGGGTAAGACCCAATGTGGAGCCGTTCAAAGAGAGCGGCATCGAGATCGACCGAGGAATAGTGGTCGATGAGTATATGCGGACAAGTCTGGATGACGTCTATGCGGCCGGCGATGTAGTGCAGGCCTATGATATCCTAAACAAGCGGGCGTCGGTCATCGCCATCGTTCCCCTCGCCTACGAGCAGGGAAGGTTGGCCGGGCTCAATATGGCCGGCCAGAAGCGCCCATACCAAGGCGGCATGATCATGAACTCTGTCGAGGTCTATGGTCTTCCCGTGATGACGATGGGCCTAACCTTGGCCGGCGAGGGTTATGAGGTAGCGATCCATAATGAAAGCGGCCTCTATCGAAAACTGATATTCGAGGGCAAACGACTGGTCGGTGCGATCTTGGTCGGCGACGTGAGCTATGGAGGCGTTCTAACCTCTTTCATAAGGAGCCAAAAAGAGATCGATAAGATAAAGAGCGATTTGATAGAGGGCGATTTCTTGAGTCATTTTGCCAAAATAGAGGCGATGGAGAGACATGTCAGCTAA
- a CDS encoding 4Fe-4S binding protein: MQQPPNSRREMIEGMIGERGQEVRVVAELCDGCRDCLSACKEAVGSNADKEAVSRISIKEEGDLRIPILCHNCEEPPCVAACMPGARVKRDGFVQTDYAKCVGCWMCIMACPFGATLRAAGEHLAYKCEGCLEEEIPACVQVCKPGALVKVGPTTYSQDRRRENSVGYFLPPEE, translated from the coding sequence TTGCAGCAGCCACCAAATTCAAGAAGAGAGATGATAGAAGGGATGATAGGCGAGCGCGGCCAGGAGGTGCGCGTAGTCGCCGAGCTCTGCGATGGCTGCAGAGATTGCCTCTCTGCCTGCAAGGAAGCGGTCGGCTCAAACGCTGATAAAGAGGCGGTCTCTAGGATAAGCATCAAGGAGGAGGGCGACTTACGCATTCCCATCCTCTGCCACAACTGCGAAGAGCCCCCTTGTGTGGCTGCCTGCATGCCCGGGGCGCGGGTTAAAAGAGATGGCTTCGTCCAGACCGATTACGCCAAATGCGTCGGTTGCTGGATGTGCATCATGGCTTGCCCCTTTGGGGCGACCCTGCGAGCGGCGGGTGAACACTTGGCCTACAAGTGCGAGGGCTGCTTGGAGGAGGAGATCCCCGCCTGCGTTCAAGTTTGCAAACCCGGGGCCCTGGTCAAGGTGGGACCGACCACCTACTCGCAGGATCGAAGAAGGGAGAATTCAGTTGGTTATTTTCTGCCACCTGAAGAATAG